The genomic window CATCAGACCCGATGGCGTCACGATACCGTGGCGGTCGAAGTCAGTGTCGTTTCCGAAAGCCACGTCAAACCGGTCCTTCATCGCCACCAGACTTGCCATCGCCCAGGGGGAAGAACAGTCCATACGGATTTTGCCATCGTGATCCAAGGTCATAAAGCTAAAGGTAAAATCCACACCTTTGTTCACGATCTCTAGGTTTTTCAGCCCGTAAATACTGGAAATGGGTTCCCAGTACCCTACTCCAGAGCCACCCATAGGATCGACCCCAATACGCACGTCCGACTCTCGAATCACGTCCATGTCCACTACGTGGCGCAGGTCATGGACGTAAGGGAGAACATAATCGTAAAAACGGGTCGTTGGAGCGTAAAGAGCTTTCTCGAAGGGCAGCCGGCGAATCTGTTCTCCAGAGGCGATCAACTCGTTGGCGCGGTTCTGTATCGCCATCGTAATCTCTGGAGAAGCGGGACCGCCGCTGGGTGGATCGTACTTGATACCTCCGTCGTTTGGCGGGTTGTGGGACGGCGTGATCACCAGTCCGTCGGCCGTACCGCTGTCCTTGCGCTCCCGATTCCAGACCAGAATAGCGCGAGAGATGACCGGTGTCGGCGTATAGCTGAGGTTGTTCTGGACGACTACCTCCACATTGTGGGCGGACAGCACCTCTACACAGGTGCGAAGGGCGGGCTCGGACAAGGCGTGGGTGTCCATGCCGACGAAGAGGGGTCCGGTGATTCCTGCCGCTTTGCGGTGTTCCGCCACCGCCTGAGCGATGGCCATAATATGCGCTTCGTTGAAGTTGTTTCGTGATGATGACCCGCGATGACCCGACGTTCCGAACGCCACACGATGGGACGGTTCAGCGGGGTCGGGTCTGTTCGTGTAATATTCGCTGACGAGACGAGGAATGTTGACCAACATCTCCGGGGAAACAGGTTTTCCCGCTTGCGGTGATACACTCATGTGAACAGTCCTCCTTTTATCAAATGATCGAACGGTCTCATTTTCTATTCACTTTTCTCCACCCTATTCACGCGCTTTTTTCCGGTATTTCTCGGACGGAAATCCATCAACGCGACCTCTCACATCTCGTTGCCATTATACATGAGGGCGGCGAGGGTTTCTTCCGAGTCATCACTCGTTACCTGTCTAGAACGCGAGCATCGCGCGGATCCTGGATTCTCATCTGGAATCTTTAGGAAAACGATGGCATAATGTAACTTATTATTAACTTTTTTGCAGGGGTGATGGACGTGAGGATATCGACGAAAGGCCGCTACGCTCTGCGGATGCTTTTAGATTTGGCGGAGCACGGAAACGACGATTTCGTGGCTTTGAGGGACGTGGCAGAAAGACAGGGCATTTCCAAAAATTACCTCGAACAAATTATAACGCTTTTGAAAAACGCCGACGTTTTGAAAACGGCCCGAGGTTTTCAAGGTGGCTACAAACTCGCGAAAACCCCTGACTTCTACACTGTGGGATCCATCCTTCGGTTGACAGAGGGCAGCCTGGCCCCCGTGGCCTGTGTGGAAGACGACGAGGTTTGTAACCGCAGCAACGAATGTATGACATTGAAGGTCTGGCAGGGATTAGGCAAGGTTATCACGGACTATCTAGATGGCATCACCCTCCAAGATATGCTAGACGAACACCACAAACAAGATGGTGGACAATATTACATATGAGGCCACTGAGGCCGCCGTTTGTCGCGACAACGCGAAATCCAACGATGCGAAATCCATCAATATTAGCGGCATTGACAGGAAGCATAGAGAGTCCTATTATATCTTACTAAGTTTATATGTTTAAAATACATAGAGCGAGGGAAGGCGGCATGCAGGGTATTTTACGAAAGCTGTTAATATCCAGGTTTTGTAGCGGGCAAAGGTGTTGTC from Synergistaceae bacterium includes these protein-coding regions:
- the pgm gene encoding phosphoglucomutase (alpha-D-glucose-1,6-bisphosphate-dependent); translation: MSVSPQAGKPVSPEMLVNIPRLVSEYYTNRPDPAEPSHRVAFGTSGHRGSSSRNNFNEAHIMAIAQAVAEHRKAAGITGPLFVGMDTHALSEPALRTCVEVLSAHNVEVVVQNNLSYTPTPVISRAILVWNRERKDSGTADGLVITPSHNPPNDGGIKYDPPSGGPASPEITMAIQNRANELIASGEQIRRLPFEKALYAPTTRFYDYVLPYVHDLRHVVDMDVIRESDVRIGVDPMGGSGVGYWEPISSIYGLKNLEIVNKGVDFTFSFMTLDHDGKIRMDCSSPWAMASLVAMKDRFDVAFGNDTDFDRHGIVTPSGLMNPNAYLAVAIQHLFKTRLAWNKNAAVGKTVVSSSIIDKVAKSLGRRLQEVPVGFKWFVDGLLDGTLGFGGEESAGASFLRGDGTTWTTDKDGFIMDLLAAEITAVTEKDPAQHYADLTQLYGTPFYERIDAPATPEQKAILSKLSPEMVRADTLAGEKIRAKFTEAPGNGAPIDGLKVVTENGWFAARPSGTEDLYKIYAESFMGENHLRQLQNEARQIVADAIERH
- a CDS encoding Rrf2 family transcriptional regulator; the protein is MRISTKGRYALRMLLDLAEHGNDDFVALRDVAERQGISKNYLEQIITLLKNADVLKTARGFQGGYKLAKTPDFYTVGSILRLTEGSLAPVACVEDDEVCNRSNECMTLKVWQGLGKVITDYLDGITLQDMLDEHHKQDGGQYYI